A genomic segment from Perognathus longimembris pacificus isolate PPM17 chromosome 15, ASM2315922v1, whole genome shotgun sequence encodes:
- the Lrrc30 gene encoding leucine-rich repeat-containing protein 30 → MGARQSRANSKDKDPKQMTILGRRQKFPAWDDTLLLGKDPRSLLKRGMRHVSFSLVTKGMTDIPDFLWGLSEVQKLNLSHNQLHILPPEVGKLTRIVVLNLCGNRLKSLPREISLLQNLKVLFVNMNCLSEVPPELSLCRNLEVLSLSHNCLSQLPASFTDLSRLRKLNLSNNYFIHIPICVFSLKELDFLHVGSNRLENIAESIQCLSSLQIFIAENNNIHSFPRSLCLVTSLELLNLNHNDIQSLPDELYLLSRLGRIAWNPMDKGLHISHNPLSKPLPELVEGGLEMLFSYLKDKKHN, encoded by the coding sequence ATGGGAGCCAGGCAATCAAGAGCCAACTCTAAGGACAAGGACCCCAAACAGATGACCATCCTGGGGCGGCGACAGaagtttcctgcttgggatgaTACCCTGCTCTTGGGAAAGGACCCAAGGTCCCTGCTGAAGCGAGGCATGCGCCATGTCAGTTTTAGCTTGGTCACAAAAGGAATGACAGACATCCCAGACTTTCTGTGGGGCTTGTCTGAGGTCCAGAAACTCAACCTGTCCCACAATCAGCTCCACATTCTCCCTCCTGAAGTGGGGAAACTGACTCGGATCGTGGTCCTGAACTTGTGTGGGAACCGTCTTAAAAGTCTCCCCAGAGAAATCAGCCTGCTTCAGAACCTTAAAGTCCTGTTCGTCAACATGAACTGCCTGAGCGAGGTCCCTCCCGAGCTCAGCCTGTGCCGGAACCTCGAAGTGCTGAGTCTGTCACACAACTGCCTGTCCCAGCTCCCCGCCAGCTTCACCGACCTCTCCAGACTGCGCAAGCTGAACCTCAGCAACAACTATTTCATACACATCCCCATCTGTGTGTTCTCACTGAAGGAGCTGGATTTCTTACACGTGGGCTCCAATCGCTTGGAAAACATCGCCGAGAGCATCCAGTGCCTATCCAGCCTGCAGATCTTCATTGCCGAGAACAATAACATCCACTCCTTCCCAAGATCCCTCTGCCTCGTCACAAGCTTGGAGCTGCTGAACTTAAACCACAACGACATCCAGAGCCTGCCCGATGAACTCTATCTGCTCAGCAGACTGGGGCGGATTGCCTGGAACCCCATGGACAAAGGGCTCCACATTTCTCACAACCCTCTGTCCAAGCCCTTGCCAGAGCTGgtggagggggggctggagatGCTCTTCAGCTACCTGAAGGACAAAAAACACAACTGA